One Sesamum indicum cultivar Zhongzhi No. 13 unplaced genomic scaffold, S_indicum_v1.0 scaffold00384, whole genome shotgun sequence genomic window, tggaaCACACTTGTAGAATTATTTTAGGAATAGAATTAGGGACGGTTCATATaatttggaacacatattAGATACAGATTAGTAATTCTATTTGGAAcgattatatattaatttggaacAATTCATCTAGTATAGGAACACTTTTTTGGGACAGTCTTTGTAACGAATTCTGGAACGAGTTTTGCTAAAACTTTTAATACTTTCTTTAGCATTACTAAACCCgttcctaatttttgaatgttataatttttttataaattattaatatatttaatgattttgaacaaataaataaatttgtacattttaacaaattttatgattatgtacattattatgtaacaATGTTAGTATGTACTCGcaatattgttgtaatttatttttttatgattattatgtaatttataattatttatatttattaatgtaatgttGTTGATATTGCATTAattgtttcaaaattctttattaatgtgattattgtgtaaaattttattaaattacataaattccataaatttgtgtaaattacacataaattgcataaactacacataaaaattataaattacataaattacacatgtatttcataaattacacatacaaattataaattgcataaattacacatatattgCTAAAATTACACAGAAATTGtagaaattacacataaaaactataaattgcATAAGTTACACATGTactgcataaattacacataaattacataaattgtataaatttacagaaaattagaaattttgaaaaaatattttcgaaattttttgaaaaattatttcagaatttttttctgaaaattcatacagatttttttttttaaaataccaaaaatttacaaaaaaaatttaaaataccaaaaatgtacagaaaattagaaaattttgaaaaagtattttcagaaatttacagaaaaattttagaaatacaaaaaatttacagaaaaaatttaaaaaatataaaaaattacgaaaatttcaaaatatttacaatttttgtctCAGTCTGGTCCCTCAAgctattttttgttgaatacgTGGctgaattttgactttttggagggtaaaatagtcatttaagtttgattttaccactttagtcccttaaatttatatcattGTCAAATTCCTCCTTttttcaaaggaaaaaaattgtatctatattttttatgttgatatattaaaattatcttttatgaataacaaaaaatttgcacTGTtgtaaacataataataatatattatttaacttaaaaaaaaacaatctactctattttctctttttttattgcaataaaaaaatccaaaattatgataaattttatgaatttaccTTTTGcgaaaagttatataaaaaattgaagtcaGTAATTGACCATTCTATTcaccaaaaagtcaaaatccAACAACAATTTCGTCGAAAAATGATCAAAGGGGTCAAAACTAAACAGAATTTAAAGTTTAGGGATGCTAAAGTCAAGAAATAAACTtgtaggactaaaataattctaaataaaaactCAAGATACCAAATGTAGTATTTactgaattaataattataatttttgtgttgcCTCCTTAATAAGCTCTTACGAGCTTATTAGTAACTAGATACAGTGACATGCAACATCTGAGCACATAAGTTTTagtaatagttttattttattgaagctCATAGTTTATtcctttatattaaaatttgtcattgtCATCAATACGTATTTtatgcaaattaattttccCAAGGAACTAGATTGatcagtaattaattttaacatgaATAGGGAAGTTGAGGGGTATTTTtggtattaaaataattcagtGTACTGGTATCAAAACTGCCACTTTGAGTCAATAGACCCTCTTCCCTTTATAATAGTATTAGTCGTTATGGTACACGGTCTCTGcgttcatataataaataattatttacattttaaaatatattataaatatgaagaAGATTATAAAGCAACACCACATTGAAGTTGAATAATTACcattattttgatttacaaATAGAAGAGGATTTGTAGGTCTAATTggtcaaatatattaattaacataattaggaattaacactaaaacatgaaaagttagaaacaaatatataaactgaGCGGATTTGGTAAAAATTAGCATAAATTTGCTATATagtgagatttgacataattacgaataactcctcattgtttgaaaaattataaattcccccttaatatttgataaaattatataatccttggatggaggtttaaaattatcaactttgcccttgatgtatttttatattttttttctaaaaaaattaaataatgggaaaaaaaacatacatagtggatgaaatattatcaacttagtccataaaaatttttagaaaatttttaaaaataactaaaattataattcaaaattcacaagaatattttagtcagtttaccacaaaaattaattaattggactaaTTATTACACCAATGTTAGAATCAAAGGTTGCATGGTAATAATTCAAACAGAGaacattacatttatatatattgttattattatgaactttttgtgattttaattaatgcgTACATTACATTACACGGAACACATGCTAGTTAATTATACATTCATcaattatagttataaataagtGACACCTATAATTggtataaatgaaaatatctgGAATGTGTCTGATTTTGTGATAATCTTCTCCTTCACCATCCACCACTCCTACCCTCTTCACAAACTCTTCTGGCATAGATATAATTCTCAGTTCTTGGAGAGTATTAATGAATTCCAATTCATCTGGAATCATCTtcaatttactgcattctgcAATAAGTAGACTGGAGCGGTTGAGCATTGCTCCTTTCTCCACTCTCCACCCCATTAAATTCAACAACCTATGCAAAACAAGTTCCCTGAGTTGAGGAAATCCAGTTGCCCAACAAACCATCTCTCTGCCCACATATGGATTTCTCCACAAGCCAAGAACTCTTAACATGGGAAGCTTCTCTAGTATTTCCATTGGGTCTTCCTCAATCCTTGTACCCACAAGCTGCAATTCTATCACATTTTGATATAGTTGAACTTCATAAGCTGGTAATTTGCTCACTCGACAATGTGTGATTCTCAAGTAATGTAGTGAGTGATACATCACCAACCTCCTGAAAAGAGTTGAGCCATCTTCCCGATTCGTATTGACATCCATGTCCATCTTTGGCAATTTAAGAAGATGAGTGATATCATCAACCACATCACCAACCCAGATATCATCAACCATCTCCAATTCATTCGAtccttcaaatttcaatttttcgcCTCCAATCCTCTCATGATCATCTTTCATAAATAGATGCCTCAAGCGCTTCATTTTGTCTATACAATTAGGTAAtctcattgtatttttcacATTCAATGTCTGCAAATAAGGTAGCTTGCATATAGATGGTGGCAATTCTTCCACACCACTATTTTCGAGACTCAATAGCTTCAACAGCTTCAATTTTTCGATTCCTTTGGgcaatttaatattctcaaatGTATAACCTTCCAATACTAAGACTTTGAGAGATTTGAAAATCCCAaatgtaatgtaattataccaaaatgtATCTCGCCAGTCCGGTTTGAGGAATAGAAAAGATCTTATGTTCTTGTTTTCCCCAGTCCTGTAACTAAGATCGTTATCCACTCCCTCCATATGGATAGCCAATCTATTTGTTTTACAAATTGAAGACTCTTCTCCTCCCATCTTTTTATCTATAACCTCCAGAAAtccttcttttttcccttttattgaCAAACACAAATCTCGTATCATATCACGAAGCCGGCATGACTTAAACCTATTATATAGCGGCAACTCGTCTATTTCCACTTCAACCATACACCTATTTGCTAGCTCGAATAAATACCGTTCTGCCACATCTCTCAAACTTTCTCCTCTTCCCTTATCTTCGGAACAAATCATTCCTTCAGCCATCCAtagtaaatatagtttttctatatttatttcttcatcttctttaaAACAAGCCAAATACAAGAAACATGATTTCAGATTGTAAGGGAGCACATTGTAACTCAAATCTAGTATTTGACTTACTCCTCTGTCATTCTCCAAACCTCTCCAATGTAGAAGGTACGAATCAAGATTTCTACACACATTTTTCCATTCTATTGATGCCTTTTCATGACGAAGAGTTCCTCCAATAACTGAAATGGGTAATGGTAAATAACcacatttttttactatttccCTTCCATATTCTTCCAACAACTTTATTTCAGTTGTAGGTATCTCTGAATACATAATCAATGAATATcagttaattcaaaatattataaaacttgaatttcttataaatatgtatagtaattaaaacaaatcaaaacaagaGAATTTCGTCCTATActttcaacaaataaaaaatagaaataaaatctgAAAGCATAACTTTATATTGCTGAATCCATTTCTTTGTATGGCTTTCTAAATGTTTGATTCCTTTTAcgttttaaacaaattttgtatcaagaaataaattttaaattgctattcaatagcattttatacata contains:
- the LOC105180182 gene encoding putative disease resistance protein At1g59780 — protein: MAEGMICSEDKGRGESLRDVAERYLFELANRCMVEVEIDELPLYNRFKSCRLRDMIRDLCLSIKGKKEGFLEVIDKKMGGEESSICKTNRLAIHMEGVDNDLSYRTGENKNIRSFLFLKPDWRDTFWYNYITFGIFKSLKVLVLEGYTFENIKLPKGIEKLKLLKLLSLENSGVEELPPSICKLPYLQTLNVKNTMRLPNCIDKMKRLRHLFMKDDHERIGGEKLKFEGSNELEMVDDIWVGDVVDDITHLLKLPKMDMDVNTNREDGSTLFRRLVMYHSLHYLRITHCRVSKLPAYEVQLYQNVIELQLVGTRIEEDPMEILEKLPMLRVLGLWRNPYVGREMVCWATGFPQLRELVLHRLLNLMGWRVEKGAMLNRSSLLIAECSKLKMIPDELEFINTLQELRIISMPEEFVKRVGVVDGEGEDYHKIRHIPDIFIYTNYRCHLFITIIDECIIN